From a single Theropithecus gelada isolate Dixy chromosome 10, Tgel_1.0, whole genome shotgun sequence genomic region:
- the ANKRD54 gene encoding ankyrin repeat domain-containing protein 54 isoform X1, translating into MAAAAGDADDERRSGHSSSEGECAVAPEPLTGAEGLFSFADFGSALGGGAGLSGRASGGAQSPLRYLHVLWQQDAEPRDELRCKIPAGRLRRAARPHRRLGPTGKEVHALKRLRDSANANDVETVQQLLEDGADPCAADDKGRTALHFASCNGNDQIVQLLLDHGADPNQRDGLGNTPLHLAACTNHVPVITTLLRGGARVDALDRAGRTPLHLAKSKLNILQEGHAQCLEAVRLEVKQIIHMLREYLERLGQHEQRERLDDLCTRLQMTSTKEQVDEVTDLLASFTSLSLQMQSMEKR; encoded by the exons ATGGCAGCCGCCGCCGGGGACGCGGACGACGAGCGGCGCTCGGGCCACTCGAGCTCGGAGGGCGAGTGCGCGGTGGCGCCGGAGCCGCTGACGGGCGCTGAGGGCCTCTTCTCCTTCGCCGACTTCGGGTCTGCGCTGGGCGGCGGCGCGGGCCTCTCGGGCCGAGCGTCCGGCGGGGCCCAGTCGCCGCTGCGCTACCTGCATGTTCTGTGGCAGCAGGATGCGGAGCCGCGCGACGAGCTGCGCTGCAAGATCCCCGCCGGCCGACTGAGGCGCGCCGCCAGGCCCCACCGGCGGCTCGGGCCCACGGGCAAGGAGGTGCACG CTCTGAAGAGACTGAGGGACTCAGCCAATGCCAACGATGTGGAAACAG TGCAGCAGCTGCTGGAAGATGGCGCGGATCCCTGTGCAGCTGATGACAAGGGCCGCACAGCTCTACACTTTGCCTCCTGCAATGGCAATGACCAGATTG TGCAGCTGCTCCTAGACCACGGTGCTGATCCTAACCAGCGAGATGGGCTGGGGaacacgccactgcacctgg CGGCCTGTACCAACCATGTCCCTGTCATCACCACACTGCTACGAGGAG GGGCCCGTGTGGACGCCCTGGACCGAGCTGGCCGCACacccctgcacctggccaagtcGAAGCTGAACATCCTGCAGGAGGGCCATGCCCAGTGCCTGGAGGCTGTGCGGCTGGAGGTGAAGCAG ATCATCCATATGCTGAGGGAGTATCTGGAGCGTCTAGGGCAACATGAGCAGCGAGAACGCCTGGACGACCTCTGCACCCGTCTGCAGATGACCAGTACCAAAGAGCAG GTGGATGAGGTGACTGACCTCCTGGCCAGCTTCACCTCCCTCAGTCTGCAGATGCAGAGCATGGAGAAGAGGTAG
- the ANKRD54 gene encoding ankyrin repeat domain-containing protein 54 isoform X3: MPTMWKQQLLEDGADPCAADDKGRTALHFASCNGNDQIVQLLLDHGADPNQRDGLGNTPLHLAACTNHVPVITTLLRGGARVDALDRAGRTPLHLAKSKLNILQEGHAQCLEAVRLEVKQIIHMLREYLERLGQHEQRERLDDLCTRLQMTSTKEQVDEVTDLLASFTSLSLQMQSMEKR; encoded by the exons ATGCCAACGATGTGGAAACAG CAGCTGCTGGAAGATGGCGCGGATCCCTGTGCAGCTGATGACAAGGGCCGCACAGCTCTACACTTTGCCTCCTGCAATGGCAATGACCAGATTG TGCAGCTGCTCCTAGACCACGGTGCTGATCCTAACCAGCGAGATGGGCTGGGGaacacgccactgcacctgg CGGCCTGTACCAACCATGTCCCTGTCATCACCACACTGCTACGAGGAG GGGCCCGTGTGGACGCCCTGGACCGAGCTGGCCGCACacccctgcacctggccaagtcGAAGCTGAACATCCTGCAGGAGGGCCATGCCCAGTGCCTGGAGGCTGTGCGGCTGGAGGTGAAGCAG ATCATCCATATGCTGAGGGAGTATCTGGAGCGTCTAGGGCAACATGAGCAGCGAGAACGCCTGGACGACCTCTGCACCCGTCTGCAGATGACCAGTACCAAAGAGCAG GTGGATGAGGTGACTGACCTCCTGGCCAGCTTCACCTCCCTCAGTCTGCAGATGCAGAGCATGGAGAAGAGGTAG